The proteins below are encoded in one region of Sphingobacterium sp. R2:
- a CDS encoding RagB/SusD family nutrient uptake outer membrane protein: protein MKKIIYFGMIMTASALTSCNKYLDIQPVGTVIPASGSDFRGLMTSSYVGFPTHKSYLSLRTDELLLDESSTDAARTKDIYLWNDQNPDATTIAYPYLAFYNSIFYANQIISTIDEKLGSNATVDQIKGEAYLMRAYAHFELLNLYSEVYSAGNTGLRGVPLSTKIDMEQRFVPATIGESYAQILTDMEKGTALLTVDDQAKGANYRFSKRAAYAMASRVHLYRGEWQEAVDAAKKALTINDKLVDLNVGGSQLPNDFESAEMIMALEKVSVPEVRSSSFISPSLLSAYSDGDLRKGRYFQKSGSNYVSLKGGENRFNVSFRNADLYLTMAECYVRLGNTAEALKYLSALKKNRFSAVAYTTESKADASLSKEQLLDAVMLERKRELALEGLRWYDLKRTTRPTITHSSFGRTVTLQQNDPRYVIRYPQEAINNNPDLLK from the coding sequence ATGAAAAAGATAATTTATTTTGGAATGATCATGACAGCAAGTGCATTGACATCCTGCAATAAATATTTAGATATACAACCGGTTGGAACAGTCATCCCTGCTTCGGGAAGTGATTTTAGGGGATTAATGACAAGTAGCTATGTGGGGTTTCCAACACATAAGTCTTATTTGTCCTTGCGTACGGATGAACTATTGTTGGATGAAAGTTCAACCGATGCCGCTAGAACCAAAGATATCTATCTTTGGAACGACCAAAATCCTGACGCAACAACAATCGCTTATCCCTATTTGGCATTTTACAACAGTATTTTTTACGCCAATCAGATCATCAGCACCATCGATGAAAAATTAGGAAGTAATGCCACGGTAGATCAGATTAAAGGTGAAGCTTACCTGATGCGTGCTTATGCTCATTTTGAGTTGTTAAATCTTTACAGTGAGGTCTATTCAGCGGGTAATACAGGGCTTCGGGGTGTTCCTTTATCGACAAAGATTGACATGGAACAACGTTTTGTTCCCGCGACCATTGGTGAGTCTTATGCGCAGATCCTGACGGATATGGAAAAAGGAACAGCTTTATTGACTGTCGATGATCAGGCAAAAGGCGCTAATTATCGCTTTAGTAAACGCGCTGCGTATGCGATGGCCTCACGTGTTCATTTGTATCGCGGAGAGTGGCAGGAAGCGGTTGATGCGGCAAAAAAGGCACTGACTATAAACGATAAATTGGTTGACTTGAATGTTGGGGGAAGTCAACTTCCGAACGATTTTGAATCAGCAGAGATGATTATGGCTCTGGAAAAGGTGTCCGTTCCTGAAGTTCGCTCAAGCTCGTTTATCTCGCCTTCTTTGTTATCGGCATACTCAGATGGTGATTTGAGAAAAGGCCGTTATTTCCAAAAAAGTGGCAGTAATTATGTATCGCTCAAAGGCGGTGAAAATCGTTTCAATGTGAGTTTTAGAAATGCCGATCTTTATTTGACTATGGCCGAATGTTACGTTCGTCTGGGAAATACCGCAGAAGCATTGAAGTATCTTTCGGCATTAAAGAAAAACAGATTCAGCGCAGTTGCATATACCACAGAATCTAAAGCTGACGCTAGTTTATCAAAGGAGCAATTGCTAGATGCGGTCATGTTGGAGCGCAAGCGCGAACTAGCACTTGAAGGATTACGTTGGTATGATCTAAAACGGACGACCAGACCGACGATCACCCATAGTAGCTTCGGCAGAACGGTAACCTTACAGCAGAATGATCCTCGTTATGTCATTCGTTATCCACAGGAAGCCATCAACAATAATCCCGATCTGTTGAAATAA
- a CDS encoding LytR/AlgR family response regulator transcription factor, translated as MGWKILIVEDEDWAFVGLKEMLNSLYGETIFTFSNAKEIQEAVTTINRHQFDLIFMDIHLMDGLSFEIFKQVAVDVPLIFTTAYEQYALDAYQNKGYAYLLKPFDVDELKQVMNRIEPLLPKIEPQLKQRFLVKYGNFLKSLAIADIAYFMAEDKELYAVEKGSGIAYIIEDTITHLVTQVDPMVFFQINRKFLVRIDAIQSMLKISRNRIKLALIPPTPESIVVIVSEERSPNFQRWLDQ; from the coding sequence ATGGGATGGAAAATACTGATTGTCGAAGATGAAGACTGGGCTTTCGTTGGTTTAAAGGAAATGCTGAACTCGCTATACGGCGAAACTATATTTACCTTTTCCAATGCAAAAGAGATTCAGGAGGCGGTGACGACGATCAATAGACATCAATTCGACCTGATTTTTATGGATATTCACCTCATGGATGGGCTGAGCTTTGAGATTTTCAAGCAGGTGGCTGTTGATGTTCCTCTTATTTTTACGACCGCTTACGAACAATATGCCTTGGACGCTTATCAAAATAAAGGTTATGCCTATTTGTTAAAACCTTTTGACGTTGATGAGCTGAAACAGGTAATGAATCGTATTGAGCCATTACTACCCAAAATCGAACCTCAACTCAAACAGCGGTTTCTAGTGAAGTACGGAAATTTTTTAAAGTCCTTGGCTATTGCTGATATTGCTTATTTTATGGCGGAGGACAAAGAGCTATATGCCGTGGAAAAGGGATCGGGAATCGCATATATTATTGAAGATACCATCACCCATTTGGTCACCCAGGTGGACCCAATGGTTTTTTTCCAGATCAATCGAAAATTTCTCGTTCGGATAGATGCGATTCAGTCCATGTTAAAAATTAGCAGGAATCGGATCAAGTTAGCATTAATACCCCCAACCCCTGAAAGTATTGTTGTCATTGTCAGTGAAGAACGCTCTCCAAATTTTCAAAGATGGCTTGACCAATAA
- a CDS encoding PepSY-associated TM helix domain-containing protein, which translates to MFKTVTLWLHKWLGIITGVVVTILSLTGCIYTFQDELKLVAYPEKYFISGTTDHPTIPLPLSTLLHYAQKSLPKDEKITRVDLYPTKNRTWVFRAVKTDEKAFGHWNYYKYYKRVFVNPYSGQVQHVENSKTEFFQLTLQLHLNLLLGKRFGHPIVAWSTAIFILILLSGIVLWWPKKWKRKNLKRSFWLDTKVKWKRLNHDLHNVIGFYSLFIGLIFAITGLAFAFPGFKKSYIATFNVLQSTKASSGRISPVPLPTAENQFQDNALRYALTNYPTAEMMSIRLKKDTQTGMDIQVRHDEKRSGVFDWLYFDRRGNNLYEIKSSEQLHYGDKLGALNYDIHTGSIGNISTKIIACLASLCCASLPITGYIIWINKSKKNKKKGYQHNVNKYC; encoded by the coding sequence ATGTTTAAAACTGTCACCCTTTGGTTGCATAAATGGCTCGGAATCATTACCGGTGTTGTAGTCACCATCCTAAGCCTGACAGGCTGCATATACACCTTTCAGGATGAGCTCAAACTAGTGGCTTATCCTGAAAAATATTTTATCTCCGGCACCACTGACCATCCAACCATTCCACTTCCTTTAAGCACGCTTCTTCACTATGCACAGAAAAGCCTTCCAAAGGATGAGAAAATTACGCGAGTTGACCTTTATCCAACCAAGAACCGCACTTGGGTGTTTCGTGCTGTAAAAACTGACGAAAAAGCATTTGGGCACTGGAACTATTACAAATACTATAAACGCGTATTCGTCAACCCATACAGCGGGCAAGTACAACACGTTGAAAATTCAAAAACAGAATTCTTTCAGCTGACACTTCAGCTTCACCTTAACCTACTTTTGGGCAAGCGATTTGGCCATCCTATCGTCGCCTGGTCAACTGCCATCTTTATTCTTATCCTACTTAGTGGCATCGTTCTTTGGTGGCCAAAAAAATGGAAACGCAAGAATCTCAAGCGAAGTTTTTGGCTTGATACCAAAGTTAAATGGAAACGACTCAACCACGATCTGCACAATGTCATCGGTTTTTATAGCCTATTCATAGGATTGATTTTTGCCATAACTGGACTCGCCTTTGCTTTCCCCGGCTTTAAAAAGTCATACATCGCAACATTCAATGTATTGCAGTCGACAAAAGCATCTTCTGGGCGCATTTCACCTGTACCATTACCTACGGCAGAAAATCAGTTTCAGGACAATGCGTTGCGGTATGCACTGACAAATTATCCCACCGCTGAAATGATGTCTATACGATTGAAAAAAGATACGCAAACAGGAATGGATATTCAGGTACGCCATGATGAAAAACGAAGCGGGGTGTTTGATTGGCTCTATTTTGACAGAAGAGGCAATAATCTATACGAAATCAAGTCTAGCGAACAACTACACTACGGTGATAAGTTGGGCGCCCTTAATTATGATATCCACACAGGTAGCATAGGTAACATCTCAACAAAAATCATTGCATGCCTAGCTAGTCTCTGCTGCGCGTCCTTGCCCATTACCGGATATATCATCTGGATCAACAAAAGCAAAAAGAACAAAAAGAAAGGTTATCAACACAATGTTAATAAGTACTGTTAA
- a CDS encoding TonB-dependent receptor — protein sequence MKNRTRYRMFNCGIFLLLSAKLNAQEISLVVKDRENKPLRQANIKVDGKSVGYSNQFGQFNFAKKSLSNTIQLRVSYTGFSPVEKMVNLDTVQQPLIIQLNSTQVLDEIIVTAGRKAESISTVPSSVSILTTKEIEAQSQITTNLSTILGNTIPGLGTATNKATNSGQTLRGRSVLVLIDGIPQSTPLMNGQRDLRTIDASVIERVEVIKGATSIYGNGSAGGIINYITRTPSKDAAPIQGMTSLRTTFNPVNSAGTMGYRIGQTLYGQKNKWNYTVSGSADYVGLQRDGDGVPLGQTDGLSNTYQYNAFLKVGYRIDSSSNITAVYNFYRSNQHNRYISQAGIYGQTPTIGVKGEDPGKPAGTPYNHNAMLTYNKNNLFASTSLTASAYYNTFRSMNRYVEKASAWYGPGQTQINSEKKGLRVNLNTPFQLLGSNADITYGIDLLNDVTDQNLTDGRVYIPYMNMLNIAPYAQVKIDFLENLIFKGGVRYENATVKIKDFNTIATGPNNEGSIAVKGGKIPYKGATFNAGLRYNKYAIFNPFISFSQGFAINELGRIVRRATDNDLDSLKTDPIITNNYEIGFSSNYSIFQLSAAYYYSTSKMGVELVDIGGYLMPQRLPEDVYGYEVALSANISQQLTIGGTYAYVEGKSKKDDGTKSYLNGSRISPKKATGYIYYTPIRPLTFQLFWVHTGSRDRFLPNEKGIYKNSEGPVKPVDVFNLNSNYHINKQWSIGMGIENLFNKNYYPVVSQYRALNEEYVKGQGMLASFNINYKF from the coding sequence ATGAAGAATAGAACACGCTATAGGATGTTCAATTGTGGAATCTTTTTGCTTTTAAGTGCTAAGCTAAATGCACAAGAAATATCCCTTGTTGTAAAAGACCGAGAAAATAAACCATTAAGGCAAGCGAATATCAAAGTTGATGGAAAGAGCGTAGGATATTCCAATCAATTCGGGCAATTCAATTTTGCAAAAAAAAGTTTAAGCAATACTATTCAATTACGGGTATCCTATACAGGCTTCTCTCCGGTTGAAAAAATGGTGAATTTAGATACCGTTCAACAACCCTTAATCATTCAGCTTAATTCTACCCAAGTTTTAGATGAGATCATTGTAACAGCAGGACGTAAAGCGGAAAGCATCTCCACTGTACCTTCTTCAGTTTCTATCTTAACGACAAAGGAGATTGAAGCCCAAAGCCAAATCACCACTAATCTTTCCACTATTTTGGGTAACACCATTCCTGGACTTGGAACTGCGACAAACAAAGCAACCAACTCCGGCCAGACCCTCCGTGGACGATCTGTATTGGTTTTGATTGATGGAATTCCACAATCCACCCCCTTGATGAATGGACAACGTGATCTCCGCACCATTGACGCAAGCGTCATTGAGCGAGTTGAAGTCATCAAAGGTGCTACTTCCATCTATGGAAATGGATCCGCAGGAGGCATTATCAATTACATTACGCGCACCCCGTCAAAAGATGCTGCACCGATTCAGGGAATGACTAGTCTGCGAACAACATTTAATCCCGTCAACAGCGCGGGTACCATGGGATATCGCATAGGCCAAACATTATATGGTCAAAAAAACAAATGGAATTATACTGTAAGCGGTTCGGCCGATTACGTTGGACTGCAACGCGACGGCGACGGTGTCCCCCTTGGTCAGACTGACGGTCTTTCGAACACCTATCAATACAACGCATTCTTAAAGGTTGGTTACCGCATCGATAGTAGTTCTAATATAACGGCAGTGTACAACTTCTACAGAAGCAATCAACACAACAGGTACATCAGCCAGGCAGGTATATATGGACAGACTCCTACGATAGGAGTAAAAGGCGAAGATCCAGGTAAACCTGCTGGAACTCCCTACAACCACAATGCCATGCTGACCTATAACAAAAACAATCTCTTTGCCTCCACATCTTTAACGGCATCAGCGTACTACAATACGTTTCGCTCAATGAATCGTTATGTCGAGAAAGCTTCTGCATGGTATGGTCCGGGACAAACACAAATCAATTCGGAGAAAAAAGGATTACGCGTTAATCTCAACACGCCATTTCAGCTATTGGGATCCAATGCGGACATTACCTATGGTATAGACTTATTAAATGATGTGACAGATCAGAATCTGACTGATGGAAGGGTTTATATCCCCTATATGAATATGTTAAACATTGCTCCATACGCCCAAGTTAAGATTGATTTCCTAGAAAATTTAATCTTTAAAGGCGGTGTGCGCTATGAAAATGCAACCGTAAAAATCAAGGACTTCAATACCATTGCTACAGGACCCAATAACGAGGGAAGTATTGCTGTAAAGGGTGGAAAGATCCCTTACAAAGGAGCAACCTTCAATGCAGGCTTACGTTATAACAAATATGCAATTTTTAACCCCTTCATTAGTTTCTCACAGGGTTTCGCGATTAATGAACTGGGTCGTATCGTCCGCAGAGCAACAGATAATGACCTAGACAGCCTAAAAACTGATCCGATCATTACCAACAATTATGAAATAGGATTTTCAAGTAATTATAGTATTTTCCAACTATCCGCCGCCTACTACTACAGTACATCTAAAATGGGAGTCGAACTCGTTGATATCGGTGGTTACCTGATGCCCCAACGTCTGCCAGAGGATGTATATGGATATGAAGTTGCATTAAGCGCTAACATTTCACAGCAATTGACCATTGGCGGAACTTATGCCTATGTAGAAGGGAAATCCAAAAAGGACGACGGAACAAAGTCCTACCTCAATGGCTCACGTATTTCTCCCAAAAAAGCAACGGGATATATTTACTACACGCCAATCCGACCCCTTACCTTTCAGCTTTTTTGGGTACATACAGGGTCACGGGACAGATTCCTTCCCAACGAAAAAGGAATATACAAAAACAGCGAGGGACCGGTCAAACCTGTTGATGTATTTAATTTAAATAGTAACTACCATATCAATAAACAATGGTCTATTGGTATGGGAATAGAGAACTTATTTAATAAAAATTATTATCCTGTCGTTAGTCAATACCGTGCCCTAAATGAAGAGTATGTAAAAGGACAAGGGATGTTGGCCTCGTTTAACATCAACTATAAATTTTGA
- a CDS encoding SusD/RagB family nutrient-binding outer membrane lipoprotein: MKINSKYITGLILLLGLTTSCKDELAKVNQNQNEAENPQPGYLLTSAIKTTADSYWGVSNNLASSLLFVQHWARIQYTDPDRYIFTNNDFTEGWSTWYSKSISQLKITQKLAANSGNDNYKGVALILQSWVFSLLTDAYGDIPYTETGDIDAYLTPRYDAQENVYKGLLKDLKNAQSLLKVDGEAIQGDIIYENKIVKWKRFANSLRLRFALRIADRLPDLAKTTLQEIAAEGSGYISSNEDIAQLIYRDAPYRNPVSASFEAREDYRVSKTMVDKLVELNDPRLPIYADATDKPTKEQYVGLPNGLTSSEASSIGFDLTSRPGKYFREPKAPAVILSYSEVLFDLSEAVSRGFITGDAADLYQKAIRASFEQYKVSNNLIDAYLSQSSVIFDPNNYKKSIGEQKWIALYGQGLEAFAEWRRLDYPKLTPAKQGALGGKIPLRFLYPGTEQSLNGANYREAIARQGSNTLLTKLWFDVE; this comes from the coding sequence ATGAAAATAAACAGCAAATATATAACAGGACTTATTCTCTTACTGGGCCTAACCACGTCCTGCAAAGATGAATTAGCAAAAGTCAATCAAAATCAGAATGAGGCAGAAAATCCTCAACCTGGCTACCTTCTCACAAGCGCGATTAAAACAACAGCCGACAGCTACTGGGGCGTAAGCAATAATCTTGCTTCTAGCCTGTTGTTTGTACAACATTGGGCTAGAATCCAATACACGGACCCCGACCGCTATATTTTCACAAACAATGATTTCACAGAAGGATGGTCAACCTGGTACTCAAAGAGCATCAGCCAATTAAAGATCACGCAAAAATTAGCAGCAAATAGCGGCAATGACAACTACAAGGGCGTAGCACTTATCTTGCAGTCATGGGTATTTTCATTACTGACAGATGCCTATGGAGATATTCCTTATACTGAAACAGGAGACATTGATGCTTATTTGACCCCTCGTTACGACGCACAGGAAAATGTATATAAAGGCCTATTGAAAGATCTCAAGAACGCACAAAGTTTATTAAAAGTTGATGGTGAGGCTATCCAGGGTGATATTATTTATGAGAATAAAATCGTTAAATGGAAACGTTTTGCGAATTCACTCAGATTGCGCTTTGCATTACGTATTGCTGACCGCCTACCGGATCTAGCCAAAACTACATTGCAGGAAATCGCAGCAGAAGGAAGTGGTTACATTAGCTCCAATGAGGATATCGCTCAGCTGATCTACCGCGATGCTCCTTATCGCAATCCCGTCAGTGCATCTTTTGAAGCAAGAGAGGATTATCGCGTGAGTAAAACAATGGTAGATAAGCTTGTCGAGTTAAACGATCCACGCTTACCTATTTATGCGGATGCAACAGACAAACCGACTAAGGAGCAATATGTTGGTCTCCCAAATGGCCTCACTTCAAGTGAGGCTAGCAGTATTGGATTTGATCTTACATCCCGACCAGGAAAATATTTCCGTGAGCCAAAAGCTCCTGCAGTGATCTTAAGTTATTCGGAGGTTCTTTTTGATCTTTCCGAGGCCGTAAGCAGAGGATTTATTACGGGTGATGCAGCAGATCTCTACCAAAAGGCCATTCGAGCATCTTTTGAACAATACAAAGTCAGTAATAATTTAATCGATGCCTACCTTAGTCAATCATCAGTAATTTTCGACCCCAATAACTATAAAAAGTCAATTGGCGAACAAAAATGGATTGCGTTATATGGGCAAGGTTTGGAAGCATTTGCCGAATGGCGCAGATTGGATTATCCTAAGTTAACACCTGCAAAACAAGGTGCTTTGGGCGGAAAAATCCCTTTGCGCTTTCTATATCCCGGAACAGAACAATCTCTCAATGGAGCTAATTACCGAGAAGCCATAGCACGCCAGGGTAGCAATACGTTGTTAACTAAACTGTGGTTTGATGTAGAATAA
- a CDS encoding SusC/RagA family TonB-linked outer membrane protein, translated as MAALCLSSGALYAQNTIKGKVVDNNNNPIQGATVTETTSKKQVQTDTNGLFELPSSGRSLNINIQYIGFESKTVQTNPTGFTTVQLVPSTALLDEVVVTALNISKEKKTLGYSIQELKGKDLSEAKESNLVNSLAGKVAGVQVTNSQGNMGSSRIIIRGETSIAGNNQPLFVIDGTPVDNSQLGTSGNRDYANAISDINSEDIESISVLKGPNAAALYGSRAAAGVILITTKTGKKRKGLGININSNNTIERLAVLPDYQNVFGQGANGKFSYVDGKGGGINDGVDESWGPKMDGRLIPQFYSKGEAVPFLPHPDNVRSFFGTGRTLNNGISIADATDKVDYRFSYNNSNQTGIIPNSSIEKNNFNINTRYKITEDLTLTANANYVRTNSGNLPGVGGFRSNGYMLQFTWFGRQVDVSRLKNYRDENGNLVNWNNSYYSNPYFIAEENTVQQQRDRIFGNVGLNYKINEFLTANFRTGNDYYTDRRKIRIAYGTNGTPYGSYEEDAYTVNENNTEFTLNYNRPLSTDFTLDILAGGNIRSQSRQRNNQKAPRLAVPDVYTLANSRDALISTGEYSPLKAYSIFSSAQLGYKNYAFLNLTARNDWSSTLPVDNLSYFYPSANASIVLTDAFAIQSDILSFWKLRGGWSKVGKDTDPFSLIDSYLFSAPYGNNPQLSVNDIKKNPDLKPETTTSTELGTELAFLKNRVRLDLSLYDINSINQILAVDVSPSTGYKKKLMNAGKINNKGLEVQLGVTPVKKQEFQWDINVNFATNKSKVVELDNDGLLQSYTIGSSGTVQVLAAVGKPYGTLYGTGFLRNEAGRLIVNADGTPATDPVNHYFGKFTPDWLGGITNQFRYKNFDLSFLIDIKHGGKLYSGTNATGRGTGVLASTLPGRDAEHGGLSYTVNGTTYDDGIIVDGLNADGSENTKVVSAQQYYKTLYRTNEANVFDASYVKLREVKLGYQFPNHWISKIGFQGASFSLVARNLWIIHKNAPNIDPETAFNTGNAQGLESLQLPTTRSFGFNLNLKF; from the coding sequence ATGGCCGCGCTTTGTCTAAGTTCTGGCGCACTATACGCACAAAACACTATAAAAGGAAAGGTAGTTGACAATAACAACAATCCTATTCAAGGGGCTACTGTCACCGAAACGACCAGTAAAAAACAAGTACAGACAGATACAAATGGTCTATTTGAGTTACCTTCTTCTGGCAGATCGCTAAATATCAATATACAATATATAGGCTTTGAAAGTAAAACGGTTCAAACTAATCCGACAGGCTTTACCACAGTTCAACTTGTGCCTTCAACTGCCCTGTTAGATGAAGTGGTCGTAACGGCTTTAAATATATCCAAGGAAAAAAAGACGTTAGGATATTCTATTCAGGAACTAAAGGGAAAAGATCTTTCCGAAGCTAAAGAAAGTAATCTCGTAAACTCCTTAGCTGGAAAAGTTGCTGGGGTTCAGGTAACAAATAGTCAGGGCAATATGGGTTCTTCGAGAATTATTATCCGAGGAGAGACCTCCATAGCCGGAAACAATCAACCTTTATTTGTGATTGATGGAACACCTGTTGATAATTCCCAGCTGGGAACGAGTGGTAACCGTGACTATGCAAATGCAATTTCAGATATCAACAGCGAAGACATCGAATCCATAAGCGTACTAAAAGGGCCCAATGCGGCTGCGTTGTATGGTTCAAGAGCCGCCGCTGGGGTGATTTTGATTACGACAAAAACTGGAAAAAAACGCAAAGGATTGGGGATAAATATTAATTCAAATAATACCATTGAACGGCTTGCCGTTCTACCCGATTATCAAAATGTATTTGGACAAGGTGCCAATGGAAAGTTCAGCTATGTCGATGGTAAAGGTGGCGGTATCAATGATGGTGTTGATGAAAGCTGGGGGCCAAAAATGGATGGCAGACTCATCCCGCAATTTTATTCAAAGGGTGAAGCAGTACCTTTCTTGCCACATCCAGATAACGTACGCAGCTTTTTTGGAACAGGAAGAACATTAAACAATGGAATATCTATTGCCGATGCCACAGATAAAGTTGATTATCGTTTTTCGTATAACAATAGTAATCAAACAGGAATTATCCCAAATTCTTCGATTGAAAAAAACAACTTCAATATCAATACACGTTATAAAATCACGGAAGATCTGACACTTACAGCAAATGCAAATTATGTACGTACAAACTCAGGTAATTTACCAGGTGTAGGGGGCTTTCGCTCGAACGGCTATATGCTCCAATTTACCTGGTTTGGCAGACAGGTCGATGTTTCCCGTTTAAAAAATTATCGGGATGAAAACGGTAACCTTGTCAATTGGAACAATAGTTATTATAGCAATCCATACTTCATCGCAGAGGAAAATACTGTACAGCAACAACGCGACCGAATTTTTGGAAATGTTGGTTTAAATTACAAGATCAACGAGTTTTTGACAGCCAACTTCCGTACTGGTAACGATTATTATACCGATCGTAGAAAAATACGGATTGCTTATGGTACCAATGGTACACCCTACGGTTCCTATGAAGAAGATGCTTATACAGTAAATGAAAATAATACGGAGTTTACTTTAAACTACAATAGACCGCTTTCAACAGACTTTACGCTGGATATATTAGCTGGAGGTAATATACGTAGCCAATCGCGGCAACGCAATAACCAAAAAGCCCCGCGTTTAGCTGTACCTGATGTCTATACGCTAGCAAACTCCAGAGATGCCTTGATTTCAACAGGTGAATATAGCCCATTGAAGGCCTACAGTATTTTTTCATCGGCGCAATTAGGGTACAAAAATTATGCATTTTTGAATCTAACAGCTCGAAACGACTGGTCTTCCACTTTGCCTGTTGACAATCTTTCGTATTTCTATCCGTCTGCAAACGCTAGCATAGTCCTGACAGATGCATTCGCTATTCAAAGCGATATATTGTCTTTCTGGAAATTACGGGGGGGCTGGTCCAAAGTAGGTAAAGATACAGACCCTTTTAGTTTAATTGATTCTTATCTATTTAGTGCACCATACGGAAACAACCCACAATTATCGGTCAATGACATTAAGAAAAACCCAGACCTAAAACCCGAAACAACCACCTCAACTGAACTAGGTACCGAACTGGCTTTCCTAAAAAATAGAGTGCGATTAGATTTAAGTTTATACGACATCAATAGTATCAACCAGATTTTAGCCGTTGATGTGAGTCCATCGACAGGTTATAAGAAGAAACTCATGAACGCCGGAAAGATCAACAATAAGGGGCTTGAAGTTCAATTAGGTGTTACGCCGGTGAAAAAACAGGAATTCCAATGGGATATCAATGTCAACTTCGCAACAAATAAAAGTAAAGTTGTAGAATTAGACAATGACGGATTATTACAAAGTTATACGATCGGATCATCAGGAACCGTGCAAGTTTTGGCCGCAGTCGGAAAACCCTATGGGACTCTTTACGGAACTGGCTTCTTACGAAATGAAGCGGGTCGCCTTATCGTGAACGCAGACGGGACACCTGCCACTGATCCAGTGAATCACTATTTTGGCAAATTTACACCAGATTGGTTGGGCGGTATTACAAATCAATTCCGTTACAAAAACTTTGATTTAAGCTTTTTGATAGACATCAAGCATGGGGGCAAACTCTACTCAGGTACGAATGCGACTGGTAGAGGAACTGGGGTATTGGCCTCGACTCTCCCTGGAAGAGATGCTGAACATGGCGGACTGAGTTATACAGTTAACGGGACAACCTATGATGATGGTATTATCGTAGATGGCCTAAATGCAGACGGTTCAGAAAATACGAAAGTTGTATCGGCACAACAATATTATAAAACGCTATATAGAACCAATGAAGCAAATGTATTCGATGCTTCTTATGTTAAATTGCGCGAGGTAAAACTAGGTTACCAATTTCCAAATCATTGGATTTCCAAAATCGGCTTTCAGGGAGCCTCATTCTCTTTAGTAGCTCGAAACCTATGGATTATCCATAAGAATGCCCCTAATATTGATCCAGAAACAGCCTTTAATACAGGCAATGCACAAGGTTTGGAAAGTTTACAGTTACCGACCACAAGAAGCTTTGGCTTCAATTTAAATCTTAAGTTTTAA
- a CDS encoding zinc-ribbon domain-containing protein, producing MIIFGTRTKVLTNRSQSAVGDCDYCGTAQSLFAYRQIKYFHIFWIPIFPYSAQIITICNHCKKLSYQSEIKPQTLQSLSSRTIRKTPIGYFTGLMLIGLLVAAIVIAGI from the coding sequence ATGATTATTTTTGGCACACGAACCAAGGTATTAACTAACAGATCGCAATCGGCAGTAGGTGACTGTGATTATTGTGGCACGGCTCAGTCTCTCTTTGCCTATAGACAGATTAAGTATTTTCATATTTTTTGGATACCCATATTTCCCTATTCTGCGCAGATTATTACGATTTGCAATCATTGCAAAAAGTTGAGCTACCAATCTGAAATTAAGCCACAGACTCTTCAATCCCTGTCTTCACGAACTATCCGTAAAACACCTATCGGTTATTTTACGGGTTTAATGCTGATTGGACTTTTAGTAGCTGCTATTGTTATAGCTGGGATTTAA